One stretch of Elusimicrobiales bacterium DNA includes these proteins:
- a CDS encoding autotransporter domain-containing protein: protein MRARIAAVCVALMPGVCGAGTVYVYNNNDSGDGSLRQAITVSNAAGGSNTILWASAGGESIFPASDLSSINGGTTLDVSASTSPVSIAGDYAVPLGGAVTFRNDTLTSTFTVSAVISGAGSLTKTGSGVLALSNSNTYSGGTSVNGGVLLIGADSALGASSGGLAFGGGTLRVSADMSSARNVVLNSGGGAFDTDSYTLGLSGIISGSGALGKEGSGVLVLGGANTYSGGTVISSGTIQLGADNALGTGDIAVSGDGTLDLAGYTQNAAALSGGGTVKMKLQPGVANLNISGNAALGGVLSVNFSPQLILQGQTFTPITAGSVSGTFSSIASPAAVSFVPVYDAVSVMLTADMVPFANTAATASQRASAGVLEGFRASPSGDMATVISNLYTLSAAQLQSALEQTSPSPLLSLRALEAAGSDVQSSVLRRRALHLAGADDLGRAAYPGAKKGAAQSRLGFFVSPAGVKSETRNSQDAAGYSLYDGGLLAGADYRFGERAAAGVLAGYLAGSADFAYPNSGSVSARSARYGAYAVAAGERARMALYAGRANDSFSVKRDLAFGEIYRQAQSDPRGSETNLYAMASCDFRHLGHGTFSPSAELNYDDMRVDPFTETGADSLNLSADGQHAVSLRSILWLRYSDRREMGAYALASHLGAGWRHQFRQQSALTARLAAGGDAMSVSASSGRDGLRAEGGVSAGWGARTAFSLDYNGDFSSDATEHIVNAGLHFAF, encoded by the coding sequence ATGAGGGCGCGCATCGCCGCTGTCTGCGTTGCCCTTATGCCGGGTGTGTGCGGGGCCGGCACCGTCTATGTCTATAACAACAACGACTCCGGCGACGGCAGCCTGCGCCAGGCCATAACGGTCTCCAATGCGGCGGGCGGGTCCAACACCATATTATGGGCTTCCGCCGGGGGCGAGAGCATATTCCCCGCCAGCGATTTAAGCAGCATAAACGGCGGCACGACGCTGGATGTATCCGCCTCCACCTCTCCGGTTTCCATAGCCGGCGATTACGCGGTGCCGCTGGGCGGCGCGGTGACATTCAGAAACGACACTCTGACATCCACTTTCACCGTGTCGGCTGTGATATCCGGCGCGGGCTCGCTGACAAAAACCGGAAGCGGGGTTCTTGCCCTGTCCAATTCCAACACTTATTCCGGCGGAACCTCCGTAAACGGGGGCGTGCTGCTCATCGGCGCGGATTCGGCGCTGGGCGCGTCTTCCGGCGGGCTGGCCTTCGGCGGCGGGACGCTGCGCGTGTCGGCGGATATGTCGTCCGCGCGGAACGTCGTCCTTAACTCCGGCGGCGGAGCGTTTGACACGGATTCCTACACGTTGGGGCTTTCCGGAATAATCAGCGGTTCCGGCGCGCTCGGCAAAGAAGGCAGCGGCGTTCTGGTGCTTGGCGGAGCCAATACTTATTCCGGCGGGACTGTAATAAGCTCCGGGACTATTCAACTGGGCGCGGACAATGCGCTTGGCACGGGGGACATAGCGGTTTCCGGCGATGGGACGCTTGACCTGGCCGGTTACACGCAAAACGCGGCGGCGCTGTCCGGCGGCGGCACAGTGAAGATGAAGTTGCAGCCGGGGGTTGCAAATCTCAACATCTCCGGCAATGCCGCGCTTGGGGGCGTGCTGTCTGTTAATTTTTCGCCGCAGCTTATTTTGCAGGGGCAGACGTTCACTCCGATAACCGCGGGTTCGGTGTCGGGGACGTTTTCGTCCATAGCTTCCCCGGCGGCAGTGTCTTTCGTCCCGGTATACGATGCGGTCAGCGTTATGCTGACGGCGGATATGGTCCCGTTCGCAAACACCGCCGCCACCGCAAGCCAGCGCGCCTCCGCCGGGGTGCTGGAGGGATTCCGCGCCTCGCCTTCCGGCGATATGGCGACGGTGATAAGCAACCTCTACACTTTGAGCGCGGCGCAGTTGCAGTCCGCGCTGGAGCAGACAAGCCCGTCCCCGCTGCTGTCGCTGCGCGCGCTGGAGGCGGCGGGTTCCGATGTCCAGTCCTCCGTGCTGCGAAGGCGGGCCCTGCATCTGGCCGGAGCCGATGATTTGGGCCGCGCCGCCTATCCCGGCGCGAAAAAAGGCGCCGCACAATCCCGGTTGGGGTTTTTTGTCTCCCCCGCCGGGGTGAAAAGCGAAACCAGGAATTCGCAGGATGCCGCCGGCTATTCGCTTTACGACGGCGGCCTTCTGGCCGGGGCGGATTACCGGTTTGGCGAGCGCGCCGCGGCGGGCGTGCTGGCCGGTTATCTTGCAGGCAGCGCGGATTTTGCGTATCCCAACTCAGGCAGCGTATCCGCGCGAAGCGCGCGCTACGGCGCGTATGCCGTGGCGGCTGGCGAGCGAGCGCGCATGGCGCTGTATGCGGGCCGCGCAAACGACTCATTTTCGGTTAAGCGGGATTTGGCTTTCGGCGAGATATACCGGCAGGCGCAGTCGGATCCGCGCGGCTCGGAAACAAATCTTTATGCCATGGCTAGCTGCGATTTCCGGCATCTGGGGCATGGCACTTTCTCCCCCTCCGCGGAGCTTAACTACGACGATATGCGCGTGGATCCGTTCACCGAAACAGGGGCGGATTCGCTGAACCTGTCTGCGGACGGGCAGCATGCCGTTTCGCTGCGCTCCATTCTGTGGCTGCGCTATTCCGACAGGCGGGAGATGGGGGCTTATGCCCTTGCCTCGCATCTGGGTGCGGGCTGGCGGCACCAGTTCCGGCAGCAGTCCGCGCTGACGGCGCGCCTGGCGGCAGGCGGGGACGCGATGTCGGTGTCCGCGTCGTCCGGGCGGGACGGTTTGCGCGCGGAGGGCGGTGTGTCGGCAGGCTGGGGCGCGCGGACCGCCTTCAGCCTGGATTACAACGGCGATTTCAGCTCCGATGCGACCGAGCATATCGTGAACGCCGGCCTGCATTTCGCGTTCTGA
- a CDS encoding acyl-CoA carboxylase subunit beta — translation MDDLINQPPSSSAESGAPSKGKPRKVREAPASLRKFREIYGKALEGAGPDKVAAQKAKGKLTARERIQYLVDEGTFNEVGALVETTCTEFGLRDKHIKGDGVITGFGKVNGRDVAIFSQDFTQLGGSLGLAHAKKIAAVMDKAIEARTPVIGLLDSGGARIQEGVESLDGYARIFARNVKASGVVPQISVILGPCAGGAVYSPALTDFVFMVEGISHMFITGPEVVKAATGEQVDFDTLGGSGPHSSKSGVCHFVAKSEPDCFRQVRELLSFLPQSRWEKPSVGDSPDPANRQVPLLEKICEIHPRRPYRVTHIIWWLSDEHKFLEVHQNFAKNIVVGFMRLGGEVVGVVANNPAVMGGALDIQASVKAARFVRFCNSFNVPLLTLVDLGGYLPGVEQEHGGVIRNGAKLLFAYAEATVPKVTLILRKAYGGAYIAMSSKYLNGDFNFSLPSAEIAVMGPRGAVEILQSRLIKEAPPEQQDALKEKLTAEYAEKFASPYQTTSTGSIDEVIEPCQARYRLISAFRFLRNKRIPGTNESRGNIPL, via the coding sequence ATGGATGATTTGATAAACCAGCCCCCCTCAAGTTCCGCCGAAAGCGGCGCGCCCTCCAAGGGCAAGCCGCGCAAGGTGCGCGAGGCGCCGGCCAGCCTGCGCAAATTCCGCGAAATCTACGGCAAGGCGCTTGAAGGCGCAGGGCCGGATAAGGTGGCGGCCCAGAAGGCCAAGGGCAAGCTCACCGCGCGCGAGAGAATACAGTACCTCGTGGACGAGGGCACCTTCAACGAGGTCGGCGCGCTGGTGGAAACCACCTGCACCGAATTCGGCCTGCGCGACAAGCATATAAAAGGCGACGGCGTCATCACGGGTTTCGGCAAGGTCAACGGGCGGGACGTGGCCATATTCTCGCAGGATTTCACGCAATTGGGCGGCTCGCTGGGGCTGGCGCATGCCAAGAAGATAGCCGCCGTCATGGACAAGGCGATAGAGGCGCGCACCCCCGTCATCGGCCTGCTGGATTCGGGCGGGGCGCGCATACAGGAAGGCGTGGAAAGCCTGGACGGCTACGCCCGCATTTTTGCGCGCAACGTCAAAGCCTCCGGCGTGGTGCCGCAGATTTCCGTCATACTCGGCCCCTGCGCCGGCGGCGCGGTATACTCGCCCGCTCTCACCGACTTTGTCTTCATGGTGGAAGGCATAAGCCATATGTTTATCACCGGGCCGGAGGTCGTCAAAGCCGCCACGGGCGAGCAGGTGGATTTTGACACGCTTGGCGGCAGCGGGCCGCATTCCTCCAAGTCCGGAGTGTGCCACTTCGTCGCCAAAAGCGAGCCGGACTGCTTCCGCCAGGTGCGCGAGTTGCTGAGCTTCCTGCCCCAGAGCCGCTGGGAAAAGCCTTCCGTGGGCGACAGCCCCGACCCCGCCAACCGCCAGGTCCCGCTGCTGGAGAAAATCTGCGAAATCCATCCGCGCAGGCCCTACCGCGTAACTCATATCATCTGGTGGCTGTCCGACGAGCATAAATTCCTGGAGGTCCACCAGAACTTCGCCAAAAACATAGTGGTGGGCTTTATGCGGCTGGGCGGCGAGGTCGTGGGCGTGGTGGCCAACAACCCCGCCGTGATGGGCGGCGCGCTGGACATACAGGCCAGCGTGAAGGCCGCGCGTTTCGTGCGTTTCTGCAACAGCTTCAATGTCCCGCTTCTGACGCTGGTGGACCTGGGCGGCTATCTGCCCGGGGTGGAGCAGGAGCACGGCGGCGTCATCCGCAACGGCGCGAAGCTGCTTTTCGCCTATGCCGAGGCCACCGTGCCGAAGGTGACGCTCATCCTGCGCAAGGCCTACGGCGGCGCGTATATAGCGATGAGTTCCAAATACCTCAACGGGGACTTCAATTTTTCGCTGCCCAGCGCGGAAATTGCCGTGATGGGTCCGCGCGGCGCGGTGGAAATACTGCAATCGCGCCTCATAAAGGAAGCCCCGCCGGAGCAGCAGGACGCGCTTAAGGAAAAGCTTACCGCCGAGTATGCCGAGAAATTCGCCTCGCCTTATCAGACCACCTCCACCGGCTCCATAGACGAGGTGATAGAGCCTTGCCAGGCGCGCTACCGGCTGATTTCGGCGTTCCGTTTCCTGCGCAACAAGCGCATTCCGGGAACAAACGAATCCCGCGGCAACATCCCGCTGTGA
- a CDS encoding zf-HC2 domain-containing protein: MNCAKTDEVFRLLDGRLSGAERGQAQRHLESCPQCREDVRRWSDLSRRAFSLPERVECPDFSASVMAEIGREQPFCGVIACRLRGFFTVPRLAAAGAAILLIALVAARAAKARRQSEKEAAVFVAEFVSGGKTDDSYTALSERLFGL; encoded by the coding sequence ATGAACTGCGCGAAAACAGATGAGGTTTTCCGGCTGTTGGACGGCAGGCTTTCCGGCGCGGAGCGCGGGCAGGCGCAGCGGCATCTGGAAAGCTGCCCGCAATGCCGGGAAGATGTGCGGAGGTGGAGTGATCTGTCCCGCCGGGCTTTCAGTCTGCCGGAGAGGGTGGAATGCCCGGATTTCTCCGCCAGCGTTATGGCGGAAATTGGCAGGGAACAACCATTTTGCGGCGTTATAGCGTGCCGGCTGAGGGGTTTTTTCACCGTTCCGCGCCTGGCAGCTGCGGGGGCGGCTATTTTGCTTATAGCGCTTGTCGCGGCGCGCGCGGCAAAGGCGCGTCGCCAGTCGGAAAAAGAGGCGGCGGTATTTGTGGCGGAGTTTGTTTCCGGCGGCAAGACGGACGACAGCTATACGGCGCTGTCGGAGCGGCTGTTCGGACTTTAG
- a CDS encoding RNA polymerase sigma factor, which produces MPGENEIIRDILDGRGDFAGLVREHQRAVYAFCLSFLRSPEDAEDAVQDVFVKAYRNLGRFRFESSFFTWLRRIAYCRCIDGLKQRAKRREEAMERDFAEPPASRGSGDGEMIENALAALPEDYRAVLVMREGCGMSYEEIAQAMDISADAVDAKIRRARALFSEKARKFAEDCYELRENR; this is translated from the coding sequence ATGCCTGGCGAAAATGAAATAATCCGGGACATTCTTGACGGCAGGGGCGATTTTGCCGGACTGGTGCGCGAGCATCAGCGGGCGGTTTATGCCTTCTGCCTTTCTTTTTTGCGCTCGCCCGAAGACGCGGAGGACGCCGTTCAGGACGTGTTCGTCAAGGCATACCGCAATCTGGGCAGATTCCGCTTTGAGTCGTCGTTTTTTACCTGGCTGCGCCGGATAGCCTACTGCCGCTGCATTGACGGGCTAAAGCAGAGGGCAAAGCGGCGCGAGGAAGCGATGGAGCGCGATTTCGCGGAGCCGCCCGCGTCCCGCGGTTCCGGCGACGGCGAGATGATTGAAAACGCACTTGCCGCGCTGCCGGAGGATTACCGCGCCGTCCTTGTCATGCGCGAGGGCTGCGGCATGTCTTACGAGGAAATCGCCCAGGCCATGGATATATCGGCGGACGCCGTGGATGCCAAAATCCGGCGGGCCAGGGCGCTATTTTCCGAAAAAGCCCGGAAATTTGCGGAGGACTGCTATGAACTGCGCGAAAACAGATGA
- a CDS encoding M20/M25/M40 family metallo-hydrolase, whose protein sequence is MLCRPALAADIDWDAAYRETRAHLINLINIKTAQPEGSEVAAARYIYCALNREGIDWEIYKSASGRANLVARLKGSGNGKPLLLMAHLDTVGADAAEWASDPFRAAERGGAIYGRGAVDCKSLAAINLSTLVWLKRSGIKLRRDVIMLASADEEAGGALGLRWMLDKHPGAIDCGFALNEGGGMILGADGSPRALYVDVGAKPCMKVVVSASGRPGHPAMPPRGQAIYSLSAALNRLKSGYRPQTRMTPLVRRLFEGIYPFQNQDGKTTLDMLFSEDPAARRQAEDAIALDPFLDSQLRDTCSPVILRAGDDGNVIPGHARAELDCRLLPDSDPEAALSELKAAVGDAAEVSVKESPEKPFPKPMDMTDELYETIVRVSSAAMPTAVLAGGALSPASDSEWLRRRGIITYGLCGPSTYGESSGVHGADERISEAELRQQLKLIYLVTAAFAGEAAPPQPPVPPPAAAR, encoded by the coding sequence TTGCTTTGCAGGCCCGCCCTTGCCGCCGATATTGACTGGGATGCGGCTTACAGGGAAACCAGGGCGCATCTGATAAATCTCATCAACATAAAGACCGCCCAGCCGGAGGGTAGCGAGGTTGCGGCGGCGCGCTACATATATTGCGCGCTAAACCGCGAGGGCATAGACTGGGAGATTTACAAGTCCGCGTCCGGTAGGGCGAATCTGGTGGCGCGGCTGAAAGGCTCCGGCAACGGAAAACCGCTGCTTCTGATGGCGCATCTGGACACCGTGGGCGCCGACGCCGCGGAATGGGCGTCGGACCCGTTCAGGGCGGCGGAGCGCGGCGGCGCGATATACGGCAGGGGCGCGGTGGACTGCAAAAGCCTTGCCGCTATCAATCTGAGTACGCTGGTCTGGCTCAAACGCAGCGGCATAAAGCTGCGCCGCGATGTCATCATGCTTGCCAGCGCCGACGAGGAAGCCGGCGGCGCGCTGGGCCTGCGCTGGATGCTGGACAAGCACCCCGGCGCGATAGACTGTGGCTTTGCCCTTAACGAGGGAGGCGGCATGATACTGGGCGCGGACGGCTCCCCCCGCGCGCTGTATGTGGACGTGGGCGCAAAGCCGTGCATGAAAGTGGTCGTTTCCGCCTCCGGCCGGCCCGGACATCCGGCCATGCCGCCGCGCGGGCAGGCCATATACAGCCTTTCCGCCGCCCTGAACCGGTTAAAGTCCGGTTACAGGCCGCAGACGCGCATGACGCCACTTGTCCGCAGACTCTTTGAGGGGATTTACCCCTTCCAGAATCAGGACGGCAAAACCACTCTGGACATGTTGTTTTCGGAAGACCCTGCCGCCCGCCGCCAGGCGGAGGACGCAATCGCTCTTGACCCGTTTCTTGACTCCCAACTGCGCGACACCTGCTCCCCCGTTATTTTGCGCGCCGGAGATGACGGCAATGTGATACCTGGCCATGCCCGCGCGGAACTGGATTGCCGCCTGCTGCCCGATTCGGACCCGGAGGCCGCGCTATCCGAGCTTAAAGCCGCCGTTGGCGACGCCGCGGAGGTTTCCGTAAAGGAGAGTCCAGAAAAGCCGTTTCCCAAACCCATGGACATGACGGACGAACTGTATGAGACCATAGTGCGCGTAAGCTCCGCCGCCATGCCCACCGCCGTGCTTGCCGGCGGCGCGCTTTCGCCCGCAAGCGATTCCGAATGGCTGCGCCGCAGGGGGATAATAACTTACGGCCTTTGCGGACCGTCAACTTACGGCGAATCCTCCGGCGTGCACGGCGCGGACGAGCGTATTTCCGAGGCGGAACTGCGCCAGCAGCTGAAGCTCATTTATCTTGTAACCGCCGCCTTCGCCGGGGAGGCGGCCCCGCCGCAGCCGCCGGTTCCCCCTCCCGCTGCCGCCAGATAA
- the asd gene encoding aspartate-semialdehyde dehydrogenase, with product MRKLKAAVLGATGTVGQKFITLLQDHPWFEIGALGASEFSAGQTYGQAAASKWRQCVPPPQAVASMKILSCKPELMDCDLAFSGLEPSAANEVEKAFAAYGIPVISNTRNYRMEPDVPLLVPEVNPEHAELVLLQKKRGWKSFIVTNPNCVVAPLVMALKPVLDEFGLSKVMVFSMQAVSGAGYPGVASLDILDNVIPHIGGEEPKVEAEPLKILGALKNGVVQSAPFKISAQCNRVAVCDGHTINVSFATKKKTSIQAIRDALEGFTALPQRLKLPSAPQPPLIYLEDNFRPQPKLDRDAGRGMAVTVGRLRDCPVLGFKMVVLGHNTVRGAAGAAILNAELLLRQGYIKPRS from the coding sequence ATGCGAAAACTAAAGGCCGCCGTGCTAGGCGCCACCGGAACGGTGGGCCAGAAGTTCATAACCCTGCTGCAGGACCATCCCTGGTTTGAAATAGGCGCGCTGGGCGCGTCCGAATTTTCCGCCGGCCAGACATACGGCCAGGCCGCCGCCTCCAAATGGCGGCAGTGCGTGCCGCCGCCGCAGGCGGTGGCGTCCATGAAAATCCTCTCCTGCAAGCCGGAACTGATGGACTGCGATCTTGCTTTCTCCGGCCTTGAGCCTTCCGCCGCAAACGAGGTGGAAAAGGCGTTTGCCGCCTACGGCATCCCGGTGATTTCCAACACCCGCAATTACCGGATGGAGCCGGACGTGCCGCTTCTGGTCCCGGAGGTCAACCCCGAACATGCGGAGCTGGTCCTGCTCCAGAAAAAGCGCGGCTGGAAAAGCTTTATCGTTACCAACCCCAATTGCGTCGTCGCGCCGCTGGTGATGGCGCTAAAACCGGTGCTGGACGAATTCGGCCTGTCTAAGGTGATGGTTTTTTCCATGCAGGCGGTGTCCGGCGCGGGGTATCCGGGCGTGGCGTCGCTGGACATACTGGACAATGTTATCCCGCATATCGGCGGCGAGGAGCCCAAAGTGGAGGCCGAGCCGCTAAAAATTCTGGGCGCTCTCAAAAACGGCGTTGTGCAGAGCGCCCCTTTCAAAATATCCGCGCAGTGCAACCGCGTTGCGGTATGCGACGGACATACCATAAACGTCTCCTTCGCCACGAAGAAAAAAACCTCCATCCAGGCAATACGCGACGCGCTTGAGGGGTTCACTGCGCTGCCGCAGCGGCTGAAGCTGCCCTCCGCGCCGCAGCCCCCGCTGATTTATCTGGAGGATAATTTCCGCCCCCAGCCGAAACTGGACAGGGACGCCGGGCGCGGCATGGCGGTAACCGTGGGCCGGCTGCGCGACTGTCCGGTACTGGGCTTTAAGATGGTCGTGCTGGGCCATAACACCGTGCGCGGCGCCGCCGGCGCGGCCATACTCAACGCCGAACTGCTGCTCCGGCAGGGATATATAAAGCCCCGCTCCTGA
- a CDS encoding homocysteine biosynthesis protein gives MAKTVAEINDKIKKGEAVVLTAEEVIDFADKHGVEEAARKVDVVTTGTFGPMCSSAAYFNLGHSKPRIKLGGGTATFNNVPVYTGLAAVDVLLGATAMPADDPANATHPGKFAYGGAHVIEELVAGKDVRLKASAYGTDCYPRRGIDTAVNLKTINEAVLFNPRNSYQNYNVAVNLSGKTIYTYMGILKPDMGNANYCSAGQLSPLLKDPLYKTIGIGTRIFLGGGVGYVAWPGTQFNPSVPRGENGVPKRPAGTLAVIGDLKQMNARFLKGMSFTGYGVTLAVGIGVPIPVLSEEILRHAIARDNEIFAPVVDYSQTYPNRGPEVIAEVSYAELRSGEITVKGRKIPTAPLSSLPRAREIAGILKDWITRGSFLLSEPVSPLPAADSGISLKPLNG, from the coding sequence ATGGCAAAGACTGTCGCAGAAATAAACGATAAAATTAAAAAAGGCGAAGCCGTAGTGCTGACCGCGGAGGAAGTCATAGACTTCGCGGACAAACACGGCGTTGAGGAAGCCGCCCGCAAGGTGGATGTTGTAACCACGGGCACGTTCGGGCCGATGTGCTCCTCGGCGGCGTATTTCAACCTGGGGCACAGCAAGCCCAGAATCAAGCTTGGCGGCGGGACGGCCACGTTCAACAATGTGCCAGTCTATACCGGCCTTGCGGCGGTGGATGTGCTGCTGGGCGCCACCGCCATGCCGGCGGACGACCCGGCCAACGCTACCCACCCGGGAAAGTTCGCCTACGGCGGTGCGCATGTGATAGAAGAGCTTGTGGCGGGAAAAGACGTGCGCCTCAAAGCCTCCGCCTACGGCACGGACTGCTATCCGCGCCGCGGCATAGACACGGCAGTGAACCTCAAAACCATAAACGAGGCCGTGCTTTTCAACCCCCGCAACAGCTATCAGAACTACAACGTTGCCGTGAACCTTTCCGGCAAAACCATATATACCTATATGGGAATCCTGAAGCCGGATATGGGCAATGCCAATTACTGCAGCGCGGGCCAGTTGTCGCCGCTGCTGAAAGATCCGCTGTACAAAACGATAGGAATCGGCACCAGAATATTCCTGGGCGGAGGGGTGGGCTATGTGGCCTGGCCGGGGACGCAGTTTAACCCCTCCGTCCCGCGCGGCGAAAACGGCGTGCCCAAACGCCCTGCCGGGACGCTGGCGGTCATAGGCGACCTTAAGCAGATGAACGCGCGATTCCTGAAAGGGATGAGTTTCACCGGCTATGGCGTTACGCTGGCAGTGGGCATAGGCGTGCCGATACCGGTGCTCTCGGAAGAGATTTTGCGCCATGCAATCGCGCGCGACAACGAAATATTTGCGCCCGTGGTTGACTATTCGCAAACCTATCCCAACCGCGGCCCGGAGGTCATAGCCGAGGTCAGCTATGCGGAACTGCGCAGCGGCGAGATAACCGTTAAGGGGCGCAAAATACCGACGGCGCCGTTATCCAGCCTGCCGCGCGCGCGGGAGATTGCCGGCATTCTCAAGGACTGGATAACGCGCGGCAGCTTCCTGCTGTCGGAGCCAGTGTCGCCCCTTCCGGCTGCGGATTCTGGGATAAGCCTGAAGCCGCTTAACGGATAA
- a CDS encoding 4'-phosphopantetheinyl transferase superfamily protein has product MKAILVISSHGEVPPRDGFLSGGEESEFAVLLAEKRRRDWLCARFAAKKAFLEAWPDCGLGMKEITVSKTPAGEPFFVAGGQRRPQPLSLSHSAGHAAAALGLDCRAIGVDLEKIEARPQCWIDDCFQPSEIPVGADAAYCTELWAKKEAVLKALGIGLSADLYDVRFDGGCHKPAVFSRARKAWQDRGGGKFLMRVHRMPEGCVTCVAMLS; this is encoded by the coding sequence ATGAAAGCGATACTTGTCATCTCAAGCCATGGCGAAGTTCCCCCGCGGGACGGGTTTCTGTCCGGCGGGGAGGAGAGTGAATTCGCGGTCCTGCTGGCCGAAAAGCGCCGGCGCGACTGGCTGTGCGCCCGCTTTGCCGCCAAAAAGGCGTTTTTGGAAGCCTGGCCGGACTGCGGGCTGGGCATGAAGGAGATAACGGTTTCCAAAACCCCTGCCGGGGAGCCGTTTTTTGTGGCGGGCGGGCAGCGCAGGCCGCAGCCGCTGTCGCTTTCGCACAGCGCGGGGCACGCGGCGGCGGCGTTGGGGCTGGATTGCCGCGCCATCGGAGTGGACCTGGAAAAAATAGAGGCGCGCCCCCAGTGCTGGATTGACGATTGTTTTCAGCCCTCGGAAATTCCCGTGGGCGCCGACGCGGCTTACTGCACCGAACTGTGGGCCAAGAAAGAGGCCGTTCTCAAGGCGCTGGGCATAGGGCTTTCAGCGGACCTCTATGACGTGCGTTTTGACGGAGGCTGCCACAAACCCGCGGTTTTCAGCCGCGCGCGCAAGGCGTGGCAGGACAGGGGCGGCGGGAAATTTCTGATGCGCGTTCACCGCATGCCCGAAGGCTGCGTAACCTGCGTGGCCATGCTTTCATAG
- the dtd gene encoding D-aminoacyl-tRNA deacylase, which translates to MKALVQRVEKAAVAIAGGPRREIGRGFVVLLGVAEGDTEAAALWLAAKTAKLRVFSNTEGKFDLSLADVGGQALVVSQFTLLGDCAKGCRPDFAGAARPEEAKKLYQAYVDALAREGIPVQTGEFGAHMDVEIHNNGPVTIMLERI; encoded by the coding sequence GTGAAAGCCCTTGTGCAGCGGGTTGAGAAAGCCGCCGTCGCCATAGCGGGCGGCCCCAGGCGGGAGATCGGGCGCGGCTTTGTGGTTCTGCTGGGCGTGGCTGAAGGCGATACAGAGGCCGCCGCGCTCTGGCTTGCGGCGAAAACGGCGAAGCTGCGGGTGTTTTCAAACACGGAAGGCAAGTTTGACCTGTCGCTTGCCGATGTGGGCGGGCAGGCGCTGGTTGTTTCGCAGTTCACGCTGCTTGGCGACTGCGCCAAAGGCTGCCGGCCCGATTTTGCCGGCGCGGCCCGGCCCGAAGAAGCGAAAAAACTTTATCAGGCTTATGTTGACGCCCTCGCGCGAGAGGGCATACCCGTGCAGACCGGCGAGTTCGGCGCGCACATGGATGTGGAAATTCACAACAACGGTCCCGTAACCATCATGCTAGAGCGTATATGA
- a CDS encoding DUF192 domain-containing protein — MKSLLLAVTVSAAAFAAAKTAPKTVKITFPPSKTVVEAELALTQAEHEKGLMLRTSLASGRGMLFVFPEEDMHVFWMKNTLIDLDIVFIGADKKILLVYDKVPKSRKDTPDDKVARVPGFGRYVLELPAGYCAGHGIVKGSALEFRLPQPKAGK; from the coding sequence ATGAAGAGTCTGCTGCTTGCCGTAACCGTTTCCGCCGCGGCTTTTGCCGCGGCTAAAACCGCGCCGAAAACGGTGAAGATAACTTTCCCCCCCTCTAAAACGGTTGTGGAGGCAGAGCTTGCCCTCACGCAGGCGGAACATGAGAAAGGGCTGATGTTGAGGACCAGCCTCGCCTCCGGGCGCGGGATGCTTTTCGTTTTCCCGGAGGAGGATATGCACGTTTTCTGGATGAAGAACACGCTCATAGACTTGGACATAGTTTTTATCGGCGCGGACAAAAAGATACTGCTGGTCTACGACAAAGTCCCCAAATCCCGCAAAGACACCCCCGACGACAAGGTGGCCCGCGTCCCCGGTTTTGGCCGGTATGTGCTGGAACTGCCAGCCGGATACTGCGCCGGGCACGGGATAGTCAAAGGCTCGGCGCTTGAGTTCAGGCTGCCGCAGCCGAAGGCCGGGAAATGA